Sequence from the Phragmites australis chromosome 11, lpPhrAust1.1, whole genome shotgun sequence genome:
CAGTGCAGAAGAGTTTTGAACTCTTGGATGGTCTGTCAATGAAGAGAAGAATAGATCGGAGGCTTCACTGGAGGATTTTTCAGAAGGTTTTCAGAGGTGTGAgaaattgtacacaccagatggtccaatgATCAGAGGATttatacacaccggacaatTGAACAGTGAGAAGTGGTTCAttcaggctcaagtatacacactgtatggtccggtgatagatttgaaggttaCATTAGAATATTCGTTGTTCACAAATGaatttgagtggagttccaacaccTAGTTTCTACTGTTGTACACaacagatggtctggtgttggtACTGCTATTGACAATGGATCATCTGATGTTCACAGTCTATTGGAGTCGTTGGATCAACAACTATTTCacagggttgaggctataaatacccctcattCGATGTTTTGAGTATGCTGGAGTCCATGGAAGCTCATAGATACTaggaagacatccaagtcaccagagagctaaaagtgatcatccaaaataattaaacatatgattagggagtgattagtgctaataggcctagaaagAGTTGTTAGTAGGTGTTGCTgtctagagagaggatcaagagtgatcctagcttatacTAAGTGGTACACTGGTACTTTATAGTCTTGATGATTCACCAGCaccttgggtcttggtggctcaaacttgttgaccctgtGACTTTATATGTATCggtggcaagactcttgtacagggatgtggagacccttgccttagtggctcaagctccaaactGAAGATAGCGGCAAGTGACCGGGAGATAGACTAGTTGTGAGGCAttgtcttggtggtttggtggcttaaTCTACTTGAAACCTAGGTGGCTCAAAGGCTATGAGCGGTGCCATCTAGGAGTTATAGCCTAGCTGGCTGCTCCAACGTAAACTAAGGgtgacgtttatgccatcgatatcacgggataaattttttttatgccgagtttgctctctccatcttattatatttatatatttacttCTTACAGTTTATCCTTGCTTATTTatcttcatagagtagtttgctagtaTTAGCTATAGGTTACAaaccttttgaatggtagagtagatacactagatgaacatagagcatatttagatataaattaatatagatttatgtTATGAAGTTTTTAAAACCATTAATTTTAGTTCTCCTAATTTACCACTCTCTTGGAAGGTAACCGATCTTTGGTACGGGGCTGCTGGATTTGAAGCATATGTATGTCAAATGTtgataaaacaaaatttggtaTGTAGTTCGATTTGGTTTGCTGCAACTTTTTCGGCAAGGTGCCCCATCCGCCGGCACCTTTTTAGTTCATTTTGTTGCCAAAACATAAATTAATTCGTTGGTAACAAATCAGATTACCAAATATTTGTTGGCATTGTTTGGCAGGGCAATTTTAAGTTGCGTCTGGTTGCAATTTTAAGGGTAATTCTCGAGCTATCTAGCCACCACGCAATCATGGGTTGGTATCGAAATTCggtaatatatatgtataatatgTGAGGGAATTTGAGCAGGGATTTTGGTAATAACTCATCATCTCCACTTTTACGGCACTAGTACAACTTGTAGGttgcaacatttttttaaattaatacaTTGGCAAGATAAAATTTAGTCATTTATTAGCTCAAAGAAAGTTTTTTTGGCTGCACCTAAACATGTTCACACATCAACTCTCGCACATTCACACCCACACTTACACTCATAGAACACAAACCAAACTTACACACTACACATAGTTTAGACAATTACATCTCTAGATTTTTTGGTAGGGCATAGCTAATTGTTTAGTGTACAACATATTTACTGCTAAGATAATTTTCATGTATTCAAGCAAGGAAAAGGCCTGGACAACCAACTTTTACGGGAGGATTAGAAAATCAGGTCAACCTCAGCCCATTTACTTTGACGAAAATTAAAGCATACAAGAACAACACAGAGACCCCGGGCCATGCCATTTGAATCCGACCAAACCGTCCCAACCCAACTCGAAATGGTCAATGCCATCTCCATCCAAACATGTGGtggatccatgcatgcatcctcTTCAGCTCCAGTGCTTGACCTACACTTGCACGCGCTTTCTCGAGACGCAAAATGGCAGCAAAAATCTCTCATTCCCTCACTGGCTAGTGGCCACTACTGATCACTTTATCAGTTTCTTTGTTAGCTTCCGGACCACGCCGAGGACAAACAAGCTATACTCGATCACTCCTAAACAGTGCTCAAACACTTGAAAACACCTACGATCACTCACACAAGTGCGAACGATCACATACGCAGCTACTCAACCACTCCTGAATAATATGCGAGCACATAAAAACACACACGATCACTCACGTGAGTGCACACGATCACACACGTGAGCTACTCTACCACAAAGAAAGCTAGCAAGCAGAACACATAAGATTTTTTCTACTAGCTTCTCTCTTCACTCTAAACAAGCTCACAATATTTTACTCACGAGAGAGAAACACACATACGAGAATAGTTTTACGAGTCTACACACAAAGATCCTTTTTCTCACTTCTATTTCTCTTCACTACACTTGACACGATGACGCTAATTATAGAGGTTTATATAGGCACGATCGAATTAAGCAACCAAGCCACGTTTAGTTACACGACTAGGCTAACCACTTACCTAGCTTACCCACTAACACAACTAAGCAGTCTTACATACACTTTACTAATCTGAAGCTCACGCATAGCTCTAAGACGTGTGCCGTACACTAACTACGTCCACGCACTTAACTGCGTTCACACAATACTTACTCAGCTATTTGATCCTACTGATATTTCAGTCATTTACACACTTTTAtacatcactaataactaatcAACTCCCTAAGTGATGCTACACTTACACTAATTTAAACTCGGCTCATGACTCCAACTCAATGCGCATAAAGAATAAATAAACAACCAGTTTAATTCTAACATTCTTGACCCCTCTTCTCCGCAGAATTACCATGAAATCCCTGTTGCCTTCACCTATAAATTCGCGACCtcacttctccttcctctaccaccaccaccaacaagCTCAGTGGCACGAAGCTTAGCCATGGCGTCCTACTACTCTGCCACGCTCCCCAGCATCCTCCTGCTCTCCTTCTTAGGCCTTGCGCTCTCCGACGTGCCGCCGTCTACGCCGGTGTCGCCGTCGGTCGCGTGCAACGCCACCACGGACCCGACCTTCTGCCGTTCCGTGCTGCCGCCGCGCGGCAGGGACGACCTCTACACGTTCGGCCGCTTCTCGGTCGCCGAGTCCCTTGCCGGCGCGCGTAAGTTCTTCGCTCTCGTCGACCGGTACCTCGCGCGCCACCGGAACCTCTCCCCCAGCGCCATTGGCGCGCTGCGGGACTGCCAGCTCATGGCCGAGCTCAACGTCGACTTCCTCTCCGCGGCCGGCGACACGATCAGGTCCACGGACACCCTCCTCGACCCGCAGGCGGACGACGTGCACACGCTGCTCTCGGCGATCCTTACCAACCAGCAGACGTGCGTTGACGGCCTGCAGGCCGCGTCCGGGGCGTGGTCCGACCCCGGCGGCCTCACCGCGCCTATCGCCAACGGCACCAAGATGTACAGCCTCTCGCTGTCTCTCTTCACCAGGGCGTGGGTGCCCACGGCCAAGGCGGCGCACAAGGGCGGCAAGAAGGAACCGCACCACGGCCATAGCGGCAAGAAGCCAAAGCAGCCGCAGGCGACCGCGGCGAGGAGGGGTCTGTTCGACGTGACCGACGACGAGATGGTGCGGCGGATGGCGATCGAGGGTCCCGAGAGGACCGTGGCGGTGAACAGCGTGGTGACGGTGGACCAGAGCGGCGCCGGGAACTTCACCACGGTCGGGGACGCTGTGGCGGCCGCCCCGAAAAACCTCGACGGCAGCGGTGGGTACCACGTAATCTACGTGCTCGCCGGCGTGTACGAGGAGAACGTGGTGGTGCCCAAGCACAACAAGTACATCATGATGGTCGGCGACGGCATCGGTCAGACGGTGATCACCGGCAACCGGAGCGTCGATGACGGCTGGACCACCTTCAACTCGGCCACCTTTGGTATGCACCGCGTCTTGTTCTTTTACTAAAATTTATGGTAAATTATGTTTTGACATGAACTACACAAGAGCTTAGAAACTGGCTAATAGTGGCCACAATTAGTGAGCTTCCACTTtcactaaaaaataaataaaatgaaattggAATGTCAAGCTAGTGTGACACTAGGCAAGCTCTTTGCTGGCATATGGATAGAGAGGATGCAACCTAAAAACACGTCGCTTTTATTTGGTCCCATTCCACAAGAACTAACTAACAAGGGTATGAGTTGGAGTTGCTCTATCTCCAGTCTCGATAGATTTGTGGTCTCGTCACATCATCGTTCGTGCACGCGGTCTAACACATgcaaaattatattttcttaatcttCCTCCCAAATTTCATTTTGTTAATATGGAATATTGTTTTTGTAATTGCCTGTCTTCACGCAGCTGTGGTGGGTCAAGGGTTCGTGGCGACGAACGTGACGTTCCGGAACACGGCGGGCCCATCGAAACACCAGGCGGTGGCGCTCCGTTCCGGCGCCGACCTGTCGGCGTTCTACGGCTGCAGCTTCGAGGCGTACCAAGACACGCTCTACACGCACTCCCTCCGCCAGTTCTACCGCAGCTGCGACGTCTACGGCACCGTCGACTACGTCTTCGGCAACGCCGCCGTCGTGTTCCAGGGCTGCACCTTCTACTCGCGGCTCCCCATGCAAGGCCAGAGCAACACCGTCACGGCGCAGGGCCGCAGCGACCCCAACCAGAACACGGGTACCTCCATCCAGGGCTGCGCGCTCGTCCCGGCGCCTGAGCTCGCCGCCAACGCCGCGTTCCCGACGCTCACCTACCTCGGGAGGCCGTGGAAGAACTACTCGCGCACGGTGGTCATGGAGTCGTACGTCGGCGCGCTCGTCGACCCCTCCGGGTGGATGCCGTGGTCCGGGGACGTCGCGCTCGACACGCTCTACTACGCCGAGTACAACAACTCCGGGCCGGGCGCCGGCACCAGCCGGCGGGTGGGGTGGCCGGGGTACCACGTGTTAAGCGACGTCGCAGACGCCGGCAACTTCACCGTCACCAGCATGGTTCTCGGGGACAACTGGCTGCCGCAGACCGGCGTGCCGTTCACCAGCGGCTTGATTTCTTGAAGCACTGATGACTGATCAAAGTTTACATTAAATGTGTTGCTCCAATAAGTTGAGATCAATTATAAGAGGAACTTTAATTACGTTGTAGAGATAGAGAAATTAAGGGACATATGCAAGAATAAGTGTAGCAaaaaacagtagtactaacataaAGTGTGGTTCACAACCTGAGCTTTGATAGCGTCTTAGTGAGGTACTTTGTTGTCGTTAAAGCTCTATTTGGGTGGGCGGAATCCTCCACCTATCGACATGGAAGGGTTCGGTCCAACAGGATGTCTATTTAGACTCCTTTACGGAAAGGATGTGTATTTAGACTATGGTTTTCCTTTGTCTAAAAAAAGACTACggttttccttaaaaaaaaggaagaaaattgACCGAATAAATCAGAGATGGTGCGGTGTCACCTTCACTTGATAGGCTGTGGTAGGCCCAGGATTTTGAAATTTAGGAATATATACTATATTATATATAGCTAAAAAATTTCGATAACCATAAATATTAAACAACAATAAGATCTTAAGTAAAAATTATTCATAATAATGATAGCATCTAAGGTAATATAAAGGAACTACAAAATTTGAAGTTAAAATATAACTTTACAGTTCGTCATCTTTTGAAACATAGCTATGATGCCATCATTATCAACTTGCAAAAAGAAACCACTTGATAAATATgaccaaataatcatttatgtATTGgttctattttatttcttagcTTATTCTTAACATAAGTCATTGAAAAAAACACTCTCTCGACACTAGTTGTTACTACAGAAAGAATTAGCATCAATTTAAGAAGCTtgtaaaaaatttcaaaagtgCCACTCTTCTAAGTTTTAACAAGCTTCATAGAAAGATCGGCGAGATATAGTTTCTTAGTTGATTGGGAAGTTTCAACAATTCATCCTTTGTGAAATCCTTAGGATAAAATTGAGCAAGCTTAACCAAATTCTCCTTTTCAATTGCAACAAATGAATCAATAGAATTAAATGATGCTATGCAAATAAGTAATTCTCTGTTCACCTCATCAAACAAGTCATTAAGCTCTCGAAGTTGCCTATCAATAACATCAAAAAACATATCAATATGAAAGCGGTGTTTATTTGTGACTTTATCGTAGAACCTTGCAGGTCTTCCAACCGGCTTGTAGCGACCATCCATATCAGCAATTTTGATCTTATACTTTACACAAAAAGAAATGACACATTTAAGGAAAGTATCCCTCCATCATCTTGCCGCAATAACTCCAATTGTTCCTTGGGATAAACAAGAGAAATAGTATTAACAATATCGTGTTCCCTCTTTTGCAAAGCATTGCCTAAGTCATCTGTGTACCCAAATATATCTTCCATCAAATGTAACATaaaaacaaactcaaatgactcaAATGATGTCAACATTGTTTGAGCCGATATAGCCTTGGCCCCACTATAGTCTTCCCCAATCTTGATGAGAACTTTCTAGATTGGACGATACAAAGCAATAACATGCAATACAGTTTTATAGTGAGATCCCCACCGAGTATCACCTGGCCTTCCCAAGCCCTTCTCTTGATCCAAACCCTGGTTGGTTTCAATTTCACTCAATTCCAATGATTCAATGATAGACATCTTGAGCCACTCGAAGCATTCTTATCTTCTTACAAGAATTCTCAAGAACAttcaataaatatgaaaattgtTGAAAGAACCATTGACAATCACCACTCTCCTTAGCAACGACAACAAGAGTTAATTGAAGTTGATGAGCAAAGCAGTTAATATAATAAGCAGAAGGAGATTCATCAATAATAAATTTCTTCGAACCATTAATGTGACCCTTAATGTTAGTAGCTCCATCATATTCTTGCCCATGAACCATAGAAAAGCTCAATTAATGATTCATAAGCAAATCTCCAATTGCAGTTTTAAGTGTTGAAGAGGTAGTTTCTTTAACACTCACAATACTAAGAAACCTCTCAATGAGTTTTCCCTTTTTATCAACATAACGCAAGCAAAGAGCCAATTGTTCATTTAGGGACAAATCACTACATTCATCAGCAGGTATCGAAAAATGTTTATTACTAGGGTCCTCCATGGTAAACTTAGTAGTTTCCTTGGCACAAGAGCTTATGAGATCCTTTTGTATCTTGTGATCTATCATTACTATTTCTTGGAGCATTCTTTAGAACCACCTTGTTAACTTCTTGAAAATTATTTTCTAGAAAATTTAAAAGCTTGAGGAAATTTCCTTATTTTTAGAATCTTCACTTTCATCATGTTCATGAAAAGCCAACCCTTGTCTCAAGAGAAACCTCATGCACCTAAGTGACCATACCAAGCGGGCTATGTAAAGAACCTTGTAGTTTTTGGTTGTCGAAGCAAATGACTGCTGAATTGATGTTTTAAGTTTCACAAAGAAATCATATTTCTCTTGAGCTTGATTGTGGGCACTCTTAATATCATCAACATGTTTCCTACATGCCTCTTTGTGGTTCCAAATTTTAAATCCTCCATTCACAAAAGCGTCTCCACCAACACAAGTATTATCCTTGAATAAATAACAAACAAAGCAAAATATAGCCTCTCTATCCACACTATACTCAACCCAATTATAAGTATCAAATTAGGTAGGAACAAATTGGTGCATACCTCTAATCATTCTTCTTTCAAAATTATGGTCCCGTGGATGACAAGGCCCCAATGCAGTAAATCCCCTTCTCACCCTATCTTGATCATTGGTGTCATAATCTGTAATAAGAATCTCCTTCCTAGGATCACACGGAAACAACTTGTTGATGATTGGTGAACAACTGATCCTCTAAATTTGTAGAATGAATTGAAGATAATTTGAATAGATGAATCACAAGAAAACACAGAGGGGTTTTTAGACATGTTCGAGCCTCACAgagataataaccctacatcctaTATGTCTTGTATTTATCTAAGCTTATTACAAAGGagggtgtagctagcctagatggatctaaacctagttggtgACTTACTCCTTCGCTTCTAATGACTTCTTTCAGGTTGTATTGCATgtggcctcctcttcctctgcaGGGTCCCTTGGCTATATATATGGGAGTGTCATACGTCCTTTGGACTCCTCCTTCCTATTTTTGGAGATAGACCTTCCTGGTTATGGGACGCTTTGGGTATCTACGGGTAGTTTCTTTCTTTCAGGGATCCCattcccagagataaagatatgccctgAGAATTATAGGAAACTCTTGGGTACCgagatatggtaactatctattattcatcaTTAAGCCCCCATCAATATGCGAAATAAGGCTTCGACGGTTCAAGTACATAaccagcaaagataagctttttgtttGACCGTATCATTGAGTAGACTCGGATTCCGATTAGGATGAGACATCTAACCTGGTTTCCTAGGTTCTCAGATCACCTACTTGGAATTTTGAACTCCTTCAATTTCTCTATAGAGTACTGGATTCTTCGTCCCAACTGAGTAGGTTTTCTAGTCGACCTGAAAAAATCATCCCATCCTTGCCAAGTACAAGGGAGATTAGACTCATCACTGACTAGGCTTGAAAGTTGAACCATGGTAGTGGAAAGTTTGTGTGGTGGTGAAAAAGATTCTCTGTCATGAATGCGAAGCAATCATCATTCCATCCTTTCGACTGTTCCCATGCACTAGAAAACCCAACGGATAAACAACTGCACCGAAGTCCACCTCTTTGTCCAGGTCGGTCAGCTGAAAAGGCGTAGTCCTGACGACCATTGCATTTCTCGACCCATCGACCTATATAAACCCCCTAGGTGCTAGAGTCTTGGCTGCACAAAACCAGATCTTGATCATGGATCCTCCTCCTTAGTCTAAATATACTCCTTCATCTCCTGACTATTCACCTTCTTCCCCCGAGTACACACCCCTCACTCCACCATGATCTCCCTCCGAATCTGATTTGGTGGTGGAGGTTATTGACGTCTCCTTGGACAAGGAGGGTGAGGAGAAAGTGGTGGTGACTCGCAGCATCCCTGTTAAAGACGGCAAGCCCCTCTCGCCTTAggtccaagatgaggtggactaGGACCTTTTAGAGGTggaaatagaggaggaagaagcaaaggCTAAGGCGGAGAAGAGGGAGGCGTCCGACGGCATCTCCATTAAAGACAACAAGGCGCTCGCTGCTTCATCCTCTCTGTCCTCGTGTTATTCTAGCGAGGGTGGTTGGAGGGAGTAGCCAAGGCGACGACCATGAAAATAGTGAGTGGAGGTCAATACCTCGCCCACCCATCATCGTAGAGCAGCAACCAGTGGTGAAGAGTTAATGCCTCTCCCAAATCATCATCGTcgaagatgtcgatgatctcgagcCGCGACACCGAGTTCAATTGGGAGTTGGGGCGATGCTGACCTTAACCTCTCATTGAGCAGGAGAGTTAGGGAAGTTTTTCCATCCTCTTCAGTGGGTAGCTCTTTTAGGACTTTTTGTAATCATCTCTCCCTTAGCTTAtctgtaaaagagctcaaaaaatCTTATTAAATGGAATATTCTTATTTCTACCAAAATACAAGTGTTTGACTATGAACCATCTTTTGAATACAAGAAAGTTTTTCAACAAGTGTTCGGCCTTGGTTTCTTCCAAGTAAGTTAGGGAGCTTATTAGAATATTCATCAGGATCACCTTAGGTAAGACTATAAGTGGAAAACGTCTTAGCTCTCAAGCACTTTGGGGACACAATAAGGTTTCAGTGGCTCCAAAAGACATTATTTCTCTTCTTGTCGGAAGTATGGCACGCACGATAAGTTTAGTATTCCTAGTATACATGAAGCCCCCGACTGGTTATTGGGGAAGGATTCCCGGATGGGCACTTCAAAAAACTAAGTGTGCGCGTAGGTATAAGTTCCTGAATTGCAACTTATCTCAGTTTTTAAGGTATTCATTCGAGGGTAAGCGAAAAGatgtatattaataatatgaaaACAAGTATTATAAAATTTGTACTatgtacttacacatagaacttacgaagCTAGTCGATATTCCAAAATATTTTAAGGACTTGTAGCTAACCTATACGACCTTGGTCGATTGGATTCAACCACCCTATAGGTACCTTCCCACTTCGGAGATAGCCTGTTGCTGTTTTCTAGCTTTGTACGAGTCATAGGACAAGATCTCTAAATTCGAAAGATCTTTTGTGGATGTTCTGGTCATGGTACCATCGGAGCACTTGCTGGTACCGTGGtgatcttatcaacacttgCGCCCTTTTTTCTTCGAGAACATTGAGGTTATCCTGTTTTCTTAGGATTTCATCCTTATCGGCATATAGTTCAACTAAtggagatttgatctttagtttaCATGGCAGCATTGTTTTAGCCCCATAGAGTAGGAAGATAAGCGGTTGATCTATCAGCCTGCTAGACGTCATTCAAAGTTCCCAAAGTATGTTAGGCAACTTGAAAACCTAGGCTTTAGTGTAGGCGGATAAGAGGTTGAAGACGTGGGTTTTGATTCTCCGAAGTACTAGGCCGTTTGCGTGCCCGACCTATCCATTGCTTTGTGGGTGTGCCACGGACGCAAAGCAGATTGGAGTGCCAAGTTCCTTGAAGTAATCGATGAACGCAACTCTGgagaactgagtgccattgtcagtAATGATCCTACTTTGGATGCAGAATCTTGTCATGacacttttcatgatgaatttcttggcGACTGCTGATGTGGTTTTTCTGACTACTCAGCtttaatctacatgataaaagtatcaattgcaacaaataggaacttAAAGCTCTCGGGTACTACCGGGAAAGGCCCCGGAATATTCAGCCCCTAAGTCACAAATGGCCACAACAAAGGAATTGTCTGTAAGGCTTGAGTGGGTTGATGTACTCTTTTGCTGTGAAATTGATAGCTTGTGCACTTTTTTCCTAACTcgctcgcatcatggagagccATAGGCAGAAACCTTGTCCAAATGCCTTTCTAAGCATGGTTCAGAAGTAAGCGTGAGCTCCGCATAtccctccatggatttcttcgagtagttctctaccctacttttgagagatgcatttcatgagtacttAGTGAGCGCCTTTTTGATAAATAATAAcatccaccaaggtatacatcttggatcGACAAAAAATTTGCTCGTTTAGTGCATCATCCTTAGAcacaactcgatcttgaagTTACTTGCGGATTATGGTGATCCATGAAACTTCTCTTTCGAGCTAAGCCATGAGTTCCCTCGTGACACCTTTTGGGGCATCAATCCTTGGCGAGTCCCCGAGCTGGTTATAGATCTTGTAGACTACCACTCCTTTTGTTGTGTCTTTTGGTGATTTCACAGATGGCTttgagagtttctctatgaaaatcccgG
This genomic interval carries:
- the LOC133885019 gene encoding pectinesterase-like; translation: MASYYSATLPSILLLSFLGLALSDVPPSTPVSPSVACNATTDPTFCRSVLPPRGRDDLYTFGRFSVAESLAGARKFFALVDRYLARHRNLSPSAIGALRDCQLMAELNVDFLSAAGDTIRSTDTLLDPQADDVHTLLSAILTNQQTCVDGLQAASGAWSDPGGLTAPIANGTKMYSLSLSLFTRAWVPTAKAAHKGGKKEPHHGHSGKKPKQPQATAARRGLFDVTDDEMVRRMAIEGPERTVAVNSVVTVDQSGAGNFTTVGDAVAAAPKNLDGSGGYHVIYVLAGVYEENVVVPKHNKYIMMVGDGIGQTVITGNRSVDDGWTTFNSATFAVVGQGFVATNVTFRNTAGPSKHQAVALRSGADLSAFYGCSFEAYQDTLYTHSLRQFYRSCDVYGTVDYVFGNAAVVFQGCTFYSRLPMQGQSNTVTAQGRSDPNQNTGTSIQGCALVPAPELAANAAFPTLTYLGRPWKNYSRTVVMESYVGALVDPSGWMPWSGDVALDTLYYAEYNNSGPGAGTSRRVGWPGYHVLSDVADAGNFTVTSMVLGDNWLPQTGVPFTSGLIS